A part of Pseudoliparis swirei isolate HS2019 ecotype Mariana Trench chromosome 8, NWPU_hadal_v1, whole genome shotgun sequence genomic DNA contains:
- the ptf1a gene encoding pancreas transcription factor 1 subunit alpha, whose amino-acid sequence MDSVLDPFSGLDSFSSTISPAYFDDDDFFTEQSSGDRHLDADDFLDDDVDFLSSHLQDYYGKDAAAAHDADYDLGDLSFSSSSSTFSYGGADSNPEMSPRMGLHHHHLHHGGGGGPLMKRRRRMRSDTEMQHLRQAANVRERRRMQSINDAFEGLRTHIPTLPYEKRLSKVDTLRLAIGYINFLAELVQSDLPIRSSSSETHAQPKKVIICYRGTRSPSPSDPDYGLPPLAGHSLSWSDEKQLREQNIIRTAKVWIPEDPRKLHTKAGLTDIENEPPFGLAL is encoded by the exons atggaCAGCGTGCTGGACCCGTTCTCGGGACTcgactccttctcctccaccatcTCTCCGGCGTATTTCGACGACGACGACTTCTTCACGGAACAGTCCTCCGGGGACAGACACCTGGACGCGGACGACTTCCTGGACGACGACGTGGACTTCCTGTCGAGCCACCTGCAAGACTACTATGGCAAagacgcggcggcggcgcacGACGCGGACTACGACCTCGGAGAcctgtccttctcctcctcgtcctccaccttCTCGTACGGCGGCGCCGACAGCAACCCGGAGATGTCCCCGCGCATgggcctccaccaccaccacctccaccatggtggcggcggcgggccGCTGAtgaagcggcggcggcgcatGAGGTCCGACACGGAGATGCAGCACCTGCGGCAGGCGGCGAACGTGCGCGAGCGGCGCCGGATGCAGTCCATCAACGACGCGTTCGAGGGGCTGCGCACCCACATCCCCACGCTGCCCTACGAGAAGCGGCTGTCCAAGGTGGACACGCTGCGGCTCGCCATCGGATACATCAACTTCCTCGCGGAGCTCGTGCAGTCcgacctgcccatcaggagctCCAGCAGCGAGACGCACGCGCAGCCCAAGAAGGTGATCATCTGCTACCGAGGAACCA GGTCTCCCTCCCCCAGCGACCCGGACTACGGCCTGCCCCCCTTGGCCGGACACTCGCTCTCCTGGTCGGATGAGAAGCAGCTCCGGGAGCAGAACATCATCCGCACCGCCAAGGTGTGGATCCCGGAGGACCCCCGGAAGCTGCACACCAAAGCGGGCCTCACGGACATAGAAAATGAGCCCCCCTTCGGCCTGGCGCTGTGA